A single Neospora caninum Liverpool complete genome, chromosome VIIb DNA region contains:
- a CDS encoding DnaJ domain containing protein, related: protein MSQFRDTFTKEEQSEPLLDYDDSAFMFYLCTVSFCTVLPWTFFSLKKVLYPSSYAKQYPEKTRKGSVYIHCKCSECMSKRERESARAGKWSQRWFGGYAWIEKLALVLAWIALLYLCVNLPEMKNLKTFDPFEILQVEPSATNREIKKAYRLMSLKYHPDKNVNDPTSAAKFILVAKAYQALTDPVAKANYEKYGNPDGAGNMKVGMGLPRFLVEEKYQLLVLSCFFLFLLVLLPMVFICYYQRQKKYAPNGVLVETLQFLTHYMAEGSRLKNFPEYLSASGESRAMQVEKEDDVEMRELIDQAIEPKKRALNTPIIVRNYYLILGHMQRLHHLMSDRLRGALDELLKGKHAARELGDFLKQDPEERKGMVDMNADQQLDIQAFCHQVSRMKMEATVFVEDEAEIVAGDFATCHVTLTRTNLKEGEAAGAVHAPLIPMAKYEEWWIFLVDKTENASTGGRILNFVRSKSAERVVEERIQFRVNRVGKQSVTVLAICDSYAGCDCALELEFKAYHPEEKPRPVWIHPEDLRLDEEPTLFQQMLGEMYTSSDEEESFDLDEGQRVAVKKKTQEASETPGTSAEGNSQATAQGASSTAPSEKNEPAGSQAEDKTGAA, encoded by the exons ATGTCGCAGTTCCGCGACACCTTCACGAAGGAGGAGCAGAGCGAGCCTCTGTTGGACTACGACGATAGCGCGTTCATGTTTTACCTGTGCACAGTGTCCTTTTGCACCGTGCTCCCCTGgacctttttctcgctgaaGAAGGTTTTGTACCCGAGCTCGTACGCGAAGCAGTacccggagaagacgcggaaagggTCGGTGTACATCCACTGCAAGTGCTCAGAGTGCATGAGCaagcgcgaacgcgagagtgCGCGGGCGGGCAAATGGTCCCAGCGCTGGTTCGGCGGATACGCCTGGATCGAGAAGCTTGCCCTCGTGCTCGCGTGGATTGCGCTGCTCTACCTCTGCGTAAATCTCCCCGAAATGAAAAACCTCAAGACTTTTGACCCTTTTGAAATCCTGCAAGTCGAGCCGAGCGCGACAAACCGAGAAATCAAAAAGGCGTACCGCCTCATGTCGCTCAAGTACCACCCCGACAAGAACGTCAATGACCCGACGAGCGCTGCGAAATTCATTCTCGTCGCCAAGGCGTACCAAGCCCTCACGGACCCC GTTGCGAAGGCGAACTACGAGAAGTACGGGAACCCAGATGGCGCCGGCAACATGAAAGTCGGGATGGGTCTTCCGCGCTTCCTGGTCGAGGAGAAATATCAActgcttgttctctcttgttttttcctcttccttctcgttctccttcctaTGGTTTTCATCTGCTATTACCAAAGACAAAAGAAATATGCCC CGAACGGCGTATTGGTGGAAACGCTGCAGTTCCTCACGCACTACATGGCGGAAGGCAGTCGCCTGAAGAATTTCCCCGAGTACCTCAGTGCGTCGGGAGAGAGCCGCGCGATGCaggtggagaaggaggacGACGTGGAAATGAGGGAACTCATTGACCAGGCGATagagccgaagaagcgggCGCTCAACACGCCAATCATTGTCAG GAATTACTACCTTATTCTGGGGCACATGCAGCGGCTGCACCATCTCATGAGCGACCGTCTCCGTGGCGCCTTGGATGAGCTGCTGAA GGGCAAACATGCGGCTCGCGAGTTGGGGGATTTCTTGAAGCAAGATCCTGAAGAGCGCAAAGGCATGGTGGACATGAACGCGGACCAGCAGCTGGACATCCAAGCCTTTTGCCACCAAGTTTCGCGGATGAAGATGGAAGCTACTGTCTTCGTCGAAGATGAGGCGGAGATCGTTGCCGGCGACTTCGCCACCTGCCACGTCACGCTAACACGAACCAATTTGAAG gaaggcgaggcggctgGCGCGGTGCATGCACCCCTGATCCCGATGGCCAAGTACGAGGAGTGGTGGATTTTCCTCGTGGACAAAACGGAGAATGCCTCGACAGGAG GCCGCATTCTGAACTTTGTTCGGTCCAAGTCCGCCGAGCGAGTCGTGGAGGAAAGGATTCAGTTCCGCGTCAACCGCGTGGGAAAGCAGAGCGTCACCGTTCTGGCGATTTGCGACTCGTATGCGGGCTGCGACTGCGCCCTGGAGCTCGAATTCAAAG cttaCCACCCCGAAGAAAAGCCGCGACCTGTTTGGATTCATCCGGAGGATCTCCGCCTGGATGAAGAACCGACGCTTTTCCAGCAGATGCTCG GAGAAATGTACACCTCGAgtgacgaagaggagagctTCGACTTGGATGAAGGCCAGCGCGTGGctgtgaagaagaagacgcaagaaGCGAGTGAAACGCCGGGAACGAGTGCAGAAGGCAACTCTCAGGCGACAGCACAAGGAGCATCCTCCACAGCTCCAAGTGAAAAAAATGAACCGGCCGGCAGTCAG GCCGAAGACAAGACTGGAGCAGCGTGA
- a CDS encoding putative autophagy protein APG9 translates to MAHPHTRVAADGFFAPPPQSERYPGRSAVFAAYASGSSFSYAAPGNRFFSLVTAPLRLLVKLQQGAFRRLSLTLPPAPSGFSPFLPPLLGDASQRREEERDLEAPSASPSDSSCSSSCLRYHSGAAYGPSASGLARSRRGTAFHLRAEKETCFASAETSVRANEAEKELQTSSPRTAPASAPGSCSWDAVADLDKFLFGVYRYWMDGGLFAILSAHLAHLTALAFTIYFSWFLILFVNWKDIVSCTTEEQCRSVPLLIASPFHPWGYKQTLCTVYVVSLSAFLLFNIVVSYLNCRDALLLRTYFRERLFIPSDAALQLLDWPEVTALLLKAQEAVPFCIVTNELSALDIASTIMREENYFIALTNKNILTQKLPSWVPPKLLYTQVMQWNIRRAIFSRLFDERQRIYRNLFTSPPRDELSPYRSAAAATLASRFKLLSILNLLFLVPLFLFIFFFFFLKHAEDFRLNRQSIVRREFNGYAYWMFREFNELPHQINHRLTLAAAAADDYLQLSPISPSVLHIRLLVKYLVGSLLSIFILLYLFDETPLLFIRIFDRNLLWYTIILGVLYAGIRDTGPSARQDSAAGGGRGGTGFAASDAVCSSPGCRGLNSPLALYERCMRVVEYTHHLPACWRAPAGVFAVPPSSSAASADSQLSARTRRIAPHAPLLRASLSADIAAPPLTGLPSSLSLLPPVPRSAWFPDQEPTGLFPSSGAFGAEGEERQRVTGVSVQHKLVMHAFCSSFYGLRITCLLEELLAVLATPLMLWWFMPAICDDICAFIFAVTSPSSFGDVCCFSSLDLERFGTSCYLPHHEPACACGRASREKKRQTLANAARREKDRRVGAETEALDADDGEPWEARRVYGKDEETGGKKSRGGGRDSSRVTVHENAREEDQREERGGRRVSLGAVARSSGLALDRTGGDDEDQDERLGDGKLGPRGSRFPPLHANSGKVEKSALTFVLTYRIPPPYDDTSPLWTVFASDSLANSIVGASQGPAVRFVLRLERFQREQIKKFPYLSHELAAELLVPLSAFPAGVEGGGRAARENARSRRRRRAVKASSREGDGTARFLRRSREAARAREEARKGNRQGRDGKGRGRKGREREERERRGEEVKRPHCGGVNTVVWRGEASARGLPCSSKKRRREDEEAAEKGKLHAANSEDESVVAGGGTGEGALWKTHERGFSGGTGEEAGTSFGFEGEETARRTHAHTPSSVTNASHASRCRLERDKGTTGAARRKREGNRLQTTSSASPSTEDSSPDSSPDSWSDSASDASSDAFSDACSSPTSVTHFDVCGPPPIPFERQAPYFFWLERLYEQKSGRVLFATNQLNFFTRRLFRQFPAGCQEEASRLQRRRKAHRKRRQPAETHPSPSVHAQGDWADSSAHETEEEKEAEEERDEGEEAERDEGEGSERDEGESEVGERVIFDQSREIGNASFS, encoded by the exons ATGGCTCATCCACATACACGCGTGGCTGCCGATGGCTTTTTTGCGCCTCCACCCCAAAGTGAAAGGTATCCCGGAAGGTCGGCGGTATTTGCCGCATATGCTTCCggctcttcgttttcgtaCGCGGCTCCTGGCAaccgctttttttctcttgttactgcgccgcttcgtcttctggtAAAGCTGCAACAGGGGGCGTTTCGGCGCCTGTCGCTGACGCTGCCCCCGGCGccctccggcttctctccctttctgcctccgctcctcggcgacgcctcgcagcgacgagaggaagaacgggacCTCGAGGCTCcatccgcgtctccttccgattcttcctgctcgtccTCTTGCTTGCGGTACCACTCCGGCGCGGCGTATGGACCGTCGGCGTCTGGGTTGGCCCGCAGCCGCCGAGGCACAGCGTTTCACCTccgcgcagagaaggagacttGCTTTGCTTCTGCCGAGACAAGCGTACGGGCAaacgaggccgagaaggaactCCAGACGTCTTCGCCGCGAACAGCCCCCGCCTCTGCTCCGGGTTCTTGTTCCTGGGACGCAGTCGCGGATCTGGACAAGTTTCTGTTTGGGGTGTATCGATACTGGATGGATGGCGGTTTGTTTGCGATATTGTCCGCACACCTCGCCCACTTGACTGCCTTGGCGTTCACGATCTACTTTTCCTGGTTCCTCATTCTGTTTGTGAACTGGAAAGACATTGTCTCGTGCACCACCGAAGAGCAGTGCCGGTCCGTGCCGCTGCTGatcgcctcgccgttccaCCCCTGGGGCTACAAACAGACTCTGTGCACAGTCTACGTCGTGTCCCTCtcggcgtttctcctcttcaacATCGTCGTCTCGTACCTGAACTGTCGAGACGCCCTGCTGCTCAGAACGTACTTCCGCGAGCGGCTGTTCATTCCCTCGGACGCGGCGTTGCAGCTCCTGGACTGGCCAGAAGTCACGGCGTTGCTGCTCAAGGCGCAGGAAGCCGTACCCTTCTGCATCGTCACCAACGAACTGTCGGCTCTCGATATTGCGAGCACGATCATGCGCGAAGAAAACTACTTCATCGCGCTGACCAACAAGAACATCCTCACGCAAAAACTGCCGTCGTGGGTGCCGCCCAAGCTGCTGTACACGCAGGTCATGCAGTGGAACATTCGCCGCGCGATCTTTTCCAGGTTGTTTGACGAACGCCAGCGGATTTACCGGAACCTGTTCACGAGTCCACCGCGCGACGA GCTGTCCCCGTACCGGtctgcagctgcggcgaCCCTTGCGTCTCGGTTCAAGTTGCTGTCGATTCTGAAcctgctttttctcgtgcctctcttccttttcatcttcttctttttcttcttgaaGCACGCCGAGGACTTCCGCCTGAATCGCCAGTCCATTGTACGCCGCGAGTTCAACGGCTATGCCTACTGGATGTTTAGGGAATTCAATGAGTTGCCCCATCAAATCAACCACAG GCTTACCCTCGCGGCGGCAGCAGCGGACGACTACCTTCAACTTTCGCCGATATCTCCTTCCGTGCTTCACATTCGTCTCCTCGTCAAGTACCTCGTCGGCTCGTTGCTCTCGATCTTCATTCTCCTCTACCTCTTCGACGAAACGCCACTTCTCTTCATCAGAATCTTCGACCGCAATCTGCTCTGGTACACAATCATCCTCGGAGTCCTCTACGCCGGAATACGCGACACAGGTCCAAGTGCAAGACAGGACAGCGCAGCTGGCGGGGGTAGAGGAGGCACTGGATTCGCCGCAAGCGACGCAG TCTGTTCAAGTCCAGGATGTCGCGGTTTGAATTCCCCGCTGGCTCTGTATGAGCGATGCATGCGGGTGGTGGAGTATACCCACCATCTGCCGGCGTGCTGGCGAGCTCCCGCTGGAGTGTTTGCGgttccgccttcgtcttcggcaGCTTCTGCCGATTCGCAGCTATCCGCGAGAACCCGAAGGATTGCCCcgcatgcgcctcttctgcgcgcgtctctctcggctgaCATCGCGGCTCCTCCCCTCACTGGgttgccgtcttctctgtctctcttgcctccgGTGCCTCGTTCGGCGTGGTTCCCAGATCAAGAGCCGACtggtctcttcccttcctcagGCGCATTTGGtgccgagggcgaggagagacagcgcgtgACGGGCGTGAGTGTGCAGCACAAACTGGtcatgcatgcgttttgcTCGTCGTTTTACGGCCTGAGAATCACGTGCTTGCTAGAGGAGCTCCTTGCGGTTCTCGCGACTCCACTGATGCTCTGGTGGTTCATGCCCGCGATCTGCGACGACATCTGCGCCTTCATCTTCGCGGTgacttcgccgtcgtccttcGGCGACGtctgctgtttctcctcgctcgacCTCGAGAGGTTCGGCACCTCCTGCTACCTGCCGCACCACGAACCAGCATGCGCTTGCGGCCGCGCCagtcgcgagaaaaagagacagacactCGCGAATgctgcgagacgcgagaaagaccGACGAGTCGGGGCAGAGACCGAAGCGTTAGACGCAGACGACGGGGAACCCtgggaagcgaggagggTGTATGgcaaggacgaagagaccgGAGGCAAGAAAtcgagaggcggcggccgTGACTCAAGTCGAGTGACGGTgcacgaaaacgcgagagaggaggatcaaagggaagagcgcggcgGGCGACGCGTGTCGTTGGGAGCTGTCGCTCGCTCGTCGGGGTTAGCTCTTGATCGGACAGGAGGCGACGATGAAGACCAAGACGAACGCTTAGGAGATGGGAAATTAGGCCCTCGCGGCAGTCGCTTCccgcctctgcatgcaaacagcGGGAAAGTCGAGAAGAGCGCTCTGACGTTCGTCTTGACGTACCGAATTCCGCCGCCCTACGACGACACCTCGCCGCTGTGGACGGTCTTCGCCTCCGACTCTCTCGCGAACTCGATAGTCGGCGCTTCGCAGGGACCAG CTGTCCGTTTTGTGCTTCGGCTCGAGAGATTCCAGCGAGAGCAAATCAAGAAGTTTCCCTATTTGTCTCACGAGCTGGCGGCAGAGCTTCTGGTGCCGCTCAGTGCCTTTCCAGCGGGCGTTGAAGGCGGCGGccgcgcggcgagagagaacgcgagaagccggagacggaggcgagcggTGAAAGCTTCAagcagggaaggcgacggcacGGCGCGCTTTCTCAGGCGCTCTCGCGAAGCGGCCAGGGCTcgggaagaagcaagaaaaggaaacagacaagGCAGAGATGGGAAAGGACGAGGCCgaaaaggcagggaaagagaagaaagagagagaagaggggaagaagtgAAGCGTCCTCACTGTGGGGGCGTGAACACGGTGGTCTGGAGGGGTGAAGCGTCCGCGAGGGGGTTGCCTTGTTcgtcgaagaaacggaggcgagaggacgaagaggcagctgAGAAAGGCAAGTTGCATGCGGCCAACTCTGAGGACGAGAGCGTTGTGGCGGGCGGCGGGACAGGCGAAGGGGCCTTGTGGAAGACGCACGAGCGAGGCTTCAGTGGAGGAaccggcgaagaagctggGACCTCGTTTGGGTttgagggagaggagacagctcgaCGCACTCACGCTCACACGCCGTCCTCCGTCACAAACGCGTCGCACGCTTCGAGATgcagactggagagagacaaaggaaccACTGGCGCTgcgcggcggaagagagaaggcaacagGCTCCAAACCacctcgtctgcctctccgtctaCCGAAGACTCGTCTCCAGACTCGTCTCCAGATTCGTGGTCTGACTCTGCGTCGGATGCCTCGTCGGACGCCTTTAGTGATGCCTGTTCGTCTCCCACGTCTGTGACACACTTCGACGTGTGCGGGCCTCCGCCGATTCCCTTTGAACGCCAAGCGCCCTACTTTTTCTGGTTGGAGCGGCTCTACGAGCAGAAGTCAGGCCGCGTTTTGTTCGCGACAAATCAACTGAATTTCTTCACGCGGCGCCTCTTTCGGCAGTTCCCGGCGGGGTGCCAGGAAgaggcgtctcgcctccagCGGCGCCGCAAGGCACaccggaaaaggagacagccagcggagacacatccttcgccgtctgttcACGCCCAAGGCGACTGGGCAGACAGCTCCGCCCatgagacagaagaagagaaagaagcggaggaagagagagacgagggcgaagaagcagagagagacgagggcgaaggatcagagagagacgagggcgaaagTGAGGTGGGAGAACGAGTGATTTTTGATCAGTCGAGGGAAATCGGGAATGCAAGCTTTTCTTAG